Proteins encoded together in one Agromyces sp. 3263 window:
- a CDS encoding DNA polymerase III subunit gamma/tau → MSPDPDDDALRWEGDDDPTLAPGWKRVGEPARIETTTDVPDAVPSSGSVATDETDARRQAGSVELVVLGLLGGVYLLYAIGWLIWASTPAVELGDPVAQFMYGLGRWFAVLAPVLWFAAVLWLAAEHRRARLLWLVAGAVLLVPVPFLLRG, encoded by the coding sequence ATGAGCCCCGATCCCGACGACGACGCACTGCGCTGGGAGGGCGACGACGATCCCACGCTCGCGCCCGGCTGGAAGCGGGTGGGCGAGCCGGCGCGGATCGAGACGACGACGGATGTCCCGGATGCCGTGCCATCCTCCGGGAGCGTCGCGACTGACGAGACGGATGCCCGGCGGCAGGCCGGCTCCGTCGAGCTGGTGGTGCTCGGGCTGCTCGGCGGGGTCTACCTGCTGTACGCGATCGGGTGGCTGATCTGGGCCTCGACGCCGGCGGTGGAGCTCGGCGATCCCGTCGCGCAGTTCATGTACGGACTCGGCCGATGGTTCGCTGTGCTCGCGCCGGTGCTCTGGTTCGCCGCCGTGCTGTGGCTCGCCGCCGAACACCGCCGCGCCCGCCTGCTCTGGCTCGTCGCCGGCGCGGTGCTGCTCGTGCCCGTCCCGTTCCTGCTGCGAGGCTGA
- a CDS encoding copper homeostasis protein CutC, producing the protein MPRFLPVEIAVQDAAGARIALESGATRVELCQALGLGGLTPSAGLIEATVDVAAATSVTSFVHVLIRPRGGGFVYDADELDLIGRDIRLARSLGADGIVVGALTDAGALDLDAIAAFLDAAEGLDVTVHRAVDAAADPLAAVAALAGTGVRRVLTSGGAPDCRAGRAVIARMVTEVGGALEVMAGGGVRVDDIAALAGAGVDAVHLSARQGVARGGASGPGGGEVGFDTTDAAIVRAAVAAARAPVAR; encoded by the coding sequence GTGCCACGATTCCTCCCCGTCGAGATCGCCGTCCAGGATGCCGCGGGCGCGCGCATCGCGCTCGAGTCGGGCGCGACCCGGGTGGAGCTCTGCCAGGCCTTGGGCCTCGGCGGGCTGACCCCGTCGGCGGGACTCATCGAGGCGACCGTCGACGTCGCTGCCGCGACATCCGTCACGTCGTTCGTGCACGTGCTCATCCGCCCGCGCGGTGGCGGGTTCGTCTACGACGCCGACGAGCTCGACCTGATCGGGCGCGACATCCGCCTCGCGCGGTCGCTCGGCGCAGACGGCATCGTCGTCGGTGCGCTGACGGATGCCGGTGCGCTCGACCTCGACGCCATCGCGGCGTTCCTCGACGCCGCCGAGGGGCTCGATGTCACCGTGCACCGGGCGGTCGATGCCGCTGCGGATCCGTTGGCCGCGGTCGCTGCGCTGGCCGGCACGGGGGTGCGCCGCGTGCTCACCTCGGGTGGCGCGCCCGACTGCCGTGCCGGGCGCGCGGTGATCGCCCGCATGGTGACCGAAGTCGGGGGCGCGCTCGAGGTCATGGCCGGCGGCGGCGTGCGCGTCGACGACATCGCCGCGCTCGCCGGTGCTGGCGTCGACGCGGTGCACCTCTCCGCGCGTCAGGGCGTCGCACGTGGCGGCGCGAGCGGTCCCGGTGGCGGCGAGGTCGGCTTCGACACGACGGATGCCGCGATCGTGCGCGCCGCGGTCGCAGCCGCGCGTGCACCCGTCGCTCGCTAG
- a CDS encoding 5'-nucleotidase C-terminal domain-containing protein, whose protein sequence is MTELPHHHSDPTPRWCSCAVPDDDAAPTGSGLTRRNMLVGISAAGALAAVGWPGAAQAVPNDKSVTITIMGTSDLHANVINWDYYKDAAYSDAQGNVVGLARVSSVVNEIRAQRGREHTLLFDAGDTIQGTPLGFYYATVEPVTETGAIHPMAAQMNAIGYDAVALGNHEFNYGLEFLDNWISQMDADVLAANAVHAGTKVPAYLPYTIKTMKVKGRPPIRVGVLGLTNPGVVIWDKGNVSGKLEVQGLVEAAARWVPVMRAAGADIVVVSAHSGDSGTSSYAGDLPVENAAALVAEQVPGIDAILFGHAHREVPQRFVTNLETGRQVVMSEPKNWGQRLSVFDLTLEFAKGKWTVASSSATTLNTNTVIDDPALVAVVQAQHDAVVDYVNTTVATSTEAMSAAEACWKDTAILDYVNVVQEATVAAAVAGTPEASLPIVSIAAPFNRAASFPAGPVSIKDVAGLYIYDNTLLASILTGAQIKDYLEYSAEYFKPVAPDAPVDPASWTNANNRPDYNYDQFSGVDYGVDVSQPVGSRIVGLSYQGAPVAVGQQFLVAVNNYRQSGGGGFPHIATAPVVYNAQVAIREAIVSYASESGTIDPATFHVENWRLVRNGVPVF, encoded by the coding sequence ATGACCGAACTCCCACACCACCACTCCGACCCGACCCCGCGCTGGTGCTCGTGCGCCGTGCCCGACGACGACGCAGCGCCCACGGGCTCCGGACTCACCCGACGGAACATGCTCGTGGGGATCTCGGCCGCCGGCGCGCTTGCCGCGGTCGGATGGCCGGGCGCCGCCCAGGCCGTCCCGAATGACAAGTCGGTGACCATCACGATCATGGGCACCTCCGACCTGCACGCCAACGTCATCAACTGGGACTACTACAAGGACGCCGCCTACAGCGACGCCCAGGGCAACGTGGTCGGGTTGGCGCGCGTCTCCAGCGTCGTCAACGAGATCCGCGCCCAGCGGGGCCGTGAGCACACGCTGCTCTTCGACGCTGGCGATACGATCCAGGGCACTCCGCTGGGGTTCTACTACGCGACCGTCGAGCCGGTCACCGAGACGGGCGCGATCCATCCCATGGCCGCGCAGATGAACGCGATCGGCTACGACGCCGTCGCGCTCGGCAATCACGAGTTCAACTACGGCCTCGAGTTCCTCGACAACTGGATCTCGCAGATGGACGCCGACGTGCTCGCGGCGAACGCCGTGCACGCCGGCACGAAGGTGCCCGCGTACCTCCCGTACACGATCAAGACGATGAAGGTGAAGGGCCGTCCGCCGATCCGCGTCGGCGTGCTGGGGCTCACGAACCCCGGGGTGGTGATCTGGGACAAGGGCAACGTCAGCGGCAAGCTGGAGGTGCAGGGCCTCGTCGAGGCGGCGGCGCGCTGGGTGCCGGTGATGCGCGCGGCGGGCGCCGACATCGTCGTGGTGAGCGCGCACTCGGGCGACAGCGGCACCTCCTCGTACGCCGGCGACCTGCCGGTCGAGAACGCGGCCGCGCTCGTGGCCGAGCAGGTGCCCGGCATCGACGCGATCCTCTTCGGGCACGCGCACCGCGAGGTGCCGCAGCGGTTCGTCACGAACCTCGAGACGGGTCGCCAGGTCGTGATGAGCGAGCCGAAGAACTGGGGCCAGCGACTCAGCGTCTTCGATCTCACGCTCGAGTTCGCCAAGGGCAAGTGGACGGTCGCCTCGAGCTCGGCGACCACGCTGAACACCAACACCGTGATCGACGACCCCGCGCTCGTGGCCGTGGTGCAGGCGCAGCACGATGCCGTCGTCGACTACGTCAACACGACGGTCGCGACCTCGACCGAGGCGATGTCGGCCGCCGAGGCGTGCTGGAAGGACACGGCGATCCTCGACTACGTGAACGTGGTCCAGGAGGCCACGGTCGCCGCGGCCGTGGCCGGCACGCCCGAGGCATCCCTCCCGATCGTCTCGATCGCCGCGCCGTTCAACCGGGCGGCGAGCTTCCCGGCGGGTCCGGTCTCGATCAAGGACGTCGCCGGGCTCTACATCTACGACAACACCCTCCTCGCCTCGATCCTGACCGGCGCCCAGATCAAGGACTACCTCGAGTACTCGGCGGAGTACTTCAAGCCGGTGGCGCCCGATGCACCGGTCGATCCGGCATCCTGGACGAACGCGAACAACCGGCCCGACTACAACTACGACCAGTTCTCGGGTGTCGACTACGGCGTCGACGTGTCGCAGCCCGTCGGTTCGCGCATCGTCGGGCTGTCGTACCAGGGCGCTCCGGTCGCAGTCGGCCAGCAGTTCCTCGTCGCGGTGAACAACTACCGACAGTCGGGCGGCGGCGGATTCCCGCACATCGCGACGGCTCCGGTGGTCTACAACGCGCAGGTCGCGATCCGCGAGGCGATCGTGTCGTACGCCTCGGAGTCCGGCACGATCGACCCGGCCACGTTCCACGTCGAGAACTGGCGACTCGTGCGCAACGGCGTGCCGGTGTTCTGA
- the ilvD gene encoding dihydroxy-acid dehydratase, which yields MSEFDPKPRSRTVTDGIEAMTSRGMLRAVGMGDADWDKPQIGIASSWNEITPCNLSLARLAQAAKEGVHGGGGYPLQFGTVSVSDGISMGHEGMHFSLVSREVIADSVEVVMQAERLDGSVLLAGCDKSIPGMLMAAARLDLASVFLYAGSIAPGWVRLSDGTEKDITIIDSFEAVGAVRAGTMSEADAKRIECAFAPGEGACGGMYTANTMASVAEALGLSLPGSASPASADRRRDYYAHRSGEAVVNLLKHGITARQILTKQAFENAIAVGMALGGSTNIVLHLLAIAREAEVELTLDDFNRIGSKVPHIGDLKPFGKYVMNDVDRRGGLPVLMKALLDAGLMHGDALTVTGKTLAENLAEMDIPDLDGEVLRTLDNPIHETGGLTILHGSLAPEGAVVKTAGFDAATFEGPARVFERERAAMDALTAGEIKHGDVVVIRYEGPKGGPGMREMLAITAAIKGAGLGKDVLLLTDGRFSGGTTGLCIGHLAPEAVDAGPIAFVRDGDLIRVDIAARSIDLLVDDAELAARREGWAPLPPRYTRGVLAKYSKLVRSAAEGATTG from the coding sequence ATGTCGGAGTTCGATCCCAAGCCCCGTAGTCGCACCGTCACCGACGGCATCGAAGCCATGACCAGCCGCGGGATGCTCCGCGCCGTCGGCATGGGCGATGCGGACTGGGACAAGCCGCAGATCGGCATCGCGAGCTCGTGGAACGAGATCACGCCCTGCAACCTCTCCCTGGCGCGGCTCGCGCAGGCGGCGAAGGAGGGCGTGCACGGCGGTGGCGGATACCCGCTGCAGTTCGGCACCGTCTCCGTCTCCGACGGCATCTCGATGGGCCACGAGGGCATGCACTTCTCGCTCGTCTCCCGAGAGGTCATCGCCGACTCCGTCGAGGTCGTCATGCAGGCCGAGCGCCTCGACGGCTCCGTGCTGCTCGCCGGCTGCGACAAGTCGATCCCCGGCATGCTGATGGCCGCCGCGCGACTCGACCTCGCGTCCGTGTTCCTCTACGCCGGCTCGATCGCGCCCGGCTGGGTGCGCCTCTCCGACGGCACCGAGAAGGACATCACGATCATCGACTCGTTCGAGGCGGTCGGCGCCGTGCGTGCCGGCACCATGAGCGAGGCCGACGCGAAGCGCATCGAGTGCGCGTTCGCGCCCGGCGAGGGCGCGTGCGGCGGCATGTACACGGCCAACACCATGGCCTCGGTCGCCGAGGCCCTCGGGTTGTCGCTGCCGGGCTCGGCGTCACCGGCATCCGCCGATCGCCGTCGCGACTACTACGCGCACCGCTCGGGTGAGGCCGTCGTCAACCTGCTGAAGCACGGCATCACGGCCCGCCAGATCCTCACCAAGCAGGCCTTCGAGAACGCCATCGCCGTCGGCATGGCCCTCGGCGGCTCCACCAACATCGTGCTGCACCTGCTCGCCATCGCCCGCGAGGCCGAGGTCGAGCTGACCCTCGACGACTTCAACCGCATCGGCTCGAAGGTGCCGCACATCGGCGACCTCAAGCCGTTCGGCAAGTACGTGATGAACGACGTCGACCGCCGTGGTGGCCTGCCGGTGCTCATGAAGGCGCTCCTCGACGCCGGGCTCATGCACGGCGACGCGCTCACCGTCACCGGCAAGACCCTCGCCGAGAACCTCGCCGAGATGGACATCCCCGACCTCGACGGCGAGGTGCTGCGCACCCTCGACAACCCGATCCACGAGACCGGCGGCCTCACCATCCTGCACGGCTCGCTCGCCCCCGAGGGCGCCGTCGTCAAGACGGCCGGATTCGACGCCGCCACGTTCGAGGGCCCTGCGCGGGTGTTCGAGCGGGAGCGCGCCGCGATGGACGCCCTCACCGCCGGCGAGATCAAGCACGGCGACGTGGTCGTCATCCGCTACGAGGGCCCCAAGGGCGGTCCGGGAATGCGGGAGATGCTCGCGATCACCGCGGCCATCAAGGGCGCTGGGCTCGGAAAAGATGTACTACTCTTGACGGACGGTCGATTCTCAGGCGGCACAACCGGCCTCTGCATCGGCCATCTGGCACCCGAAGCGGTGGACGCAGGTCCTATCGCCTTCGTGCGCGATGGTGATCTGATACGGGTCGATATCGCAGCTCGTTCCATCGACCTACTGGTCGACGATGCCGAGCTGGCTGCCCGCCGTGAAGGCTGGGCTCCGCTTCCTCCGCGCTATACCCGTGGCGTCCTCGCGAAGTACTCCAAGCTCGTGCGTTCCGCCGCAGAAGGCGCCACGACGGGGTGA
- the ilvN gene encoding acetolactate synthase small subunit, which yields MSTHVLSLLVEDKPGLLTRVAGLFARRGFNIESLAVGHSEIEGLSRITVVVDVEELPLEQVTKQLNKLINVIKIVELDPNQSVQREHLLIKVRVDNATRSQVLEAVNLFRARVVDVSTDALVIEVTGDSGKTTAFLRVLEPYGIKEIAQSGLLAIGRGGKSITERVFKN from the coding sequence ATGTCGACCCACGTGCTCTCCCTCCTCGTCGAGGACAAGCCCGGCCTGCTGACCCGCGTCGCCGGACTCTTCGCGCGACGCGGCTTCAACATCGAGTCGCTCGCGGTGGGCCACTCCGAGATCGAGGGGCTCTCGCGCATCACGGTCGTGGTCGACGTCGAGGAGCTTCCCCTCGAGCAGGTGACGAAGCAGCTCAACAAGCTCATCAACGTCATCAAGATCGTCGAGCTCGACCCCAACCAGTCGGTGCAGCGCGAGCACCTGCTCATCAAGGTGCGCGTCGACAACGCGACCCGCTCGCAGGTGCTCGAGGCGGTCAACCTCTTCCGCGCCCGCGTCGTCGACGTGTCGACCGACGCCCTCGTGATCGAGGTCACCGGCGACTCCGGCAAGACCACCGCGTTCCTCCGGGTGCTCGAGCCCTACGGCATCAAGGAGATCGCCCAGTCGGGCCTCCTCGCGATCGGCCGTGGCGGCAAGTCCATCACCGAGCGCGTCTTCAAGAACTGA
- the ilvC gene encoding ketol-acid reductoisomerase has protein sequence MNRNQGERQHMAEIYYDKDADLALIQGKKVAVIGYGSQGHAHAQNLRDSGVEVVIGLKEGSKSKSKAEEAGFEVKSVADAAAGADVIVILAPDQYQRHIYAESIKDNLAEGKTLVFGHGFNIRFGYIEAPEGVDVVMVAPKGPGHTVRREYEAGRGVPVIVAVEKDASGNAWPLVLSYAKAIGGLRAGGIKTTFTEETETDLFGEQAVLCGGVSQLVQYGFETLTEAGYQPQVAYFEVLHELKLIVDLMWEGGIAKQRWSVSDTAEYGDYVSGPRVIDPHVKENMQAVLADIQSGAFAERFIADQDAGAPEFLELRKKGEAHPIEATGRELRKLFAWNASNDDDYVDGEVAR, from the coding sequence CTGAACCGAAACCAAGGAGAAAGACAGCACATGGCTGAGATCTACTACGACAAGGACGCCGACCTCGCGCTCATCCAGGGCAAGAAGGTCGCGGTCATCGGCTACGGCTCGCAGGGACACGCGCATGCGCAGAACCTCCGCGACTCGGGCGTCGAGGTCGTCATCGGCCTCAAGGAGGGCTCCAAGTCGAAGTCCAAGGCCGAGGAGGCGGGCTTCGAGGTCAAGAGCGTCGCCGACGCCGCGGCCGGTGCCGACGTCATCGTCATCCTCGCGCCCGACCAGTACCAGCGCCACATCTACGCCGAGTCCATCAAGGACAACCTCGCCGAGGGCAAGACCCTCGTGTTCGGCCACGGCTTCAACATCCGCTTCGGCTACATCGAGGCGCCCGAGGGCGTCGACGTCGTCATGGTCGCCCCGAAGGGCCCCGGTCACACCGTGCGGCGCGAGTACGAGGCGGGTCGCGGCGTGCCCGTGATCGTCGCCGTCGAGAAGGACGCGTCGGGCAACGCCTGGCCGCTCGTGCTCTCGTACGCGAAGGCGATCGGCGGCCTGCGCGCCGGCGGCATCAAGACGACCTTCACGGAAGAGACCGAGACCGACCTGTTCGGCGAGCAGGCCGTGCTCTGCGGCGGAGTCTCGCAGCTGGTGCAGTACGGCTTCGAGACCCTGACCGAAGCGGGCTACCAGCCGCAGGTCGCCTACTTCGAGGTGCTCCACGAGCTGAAGCTCATCGTCGACCTCATGTGGGAGGGCGGCATCGCCAAGCAGCGCTGGTCGGTCTCCGACACGGCCGAGTACGGCGACTACGTCTCGGGCCCCCGCGTCATCGACCCGCACGTCAAGGAGAACATGCAGGCCGTGCTCGCCGACATCCAGTCGGGCGCGTTCGCCGAGCGCTTCATCGCCGACCAGGATGCCGGTGCCCCCGAGTTCCTCGAGCTCCGCAAGAAGGGCGAGGCGCACCCCATCGAGGCGACCGGCCGTGAGCTGCGCAAGCTCTTCGCCTGGAACGCGTCGAACGACGACGACTATGTGGATGGCGAGGTCGCTCGCTGA
- a CDS encoding acetolactate synthase large subunit, protein MTTESTPVPSPAPVPSGAPVEMTGAEAVVRSLEMLGITDVFGLPGGAILPVYDPLLDSRKLRHILVRHEQGAGHAAEGYASSSGKLGVAIATSGPGATNLVTAIADAHMDSVPILAITGQVFSNLMGTDAFQEADIVGITMPITKHSFLVKDPADIPGTIAAAYHIATTGRPGPVLVDITKDAQQAKFTFRWPPKVDLPGYRPITKAHGKQVAAAAQLLAEAKRPVLYVGGGIIRSHASEELLALAEATNAPVVTTLMARGAFPDSHQQHLGMPGMHGTVPAVIALQEADLLLALGSRFDDRVTGKAALFAPNAKVVHVDIDPAEISKIRTADVPIVGDLKDVLVDLLAAYGDATTGGRPDIDEWWATLDGLRSEFPLGFSKPSDGLLAPQHVIQRIGELTGPEGVYAAGVGQHQMWAAQFIKYERPNSWLNSGGAGTMGYAVPAAMGAKVAQPDRVVWAIDGDGCFQMTNQELATCTLNDIPIKVAIINNSSLGMVRQWQTLFYDGRYSNTDLNTGHDTVRVPDFVALAEAYGALGIRVTKEEEVDAAIKLALETNDRPVVIDFVVSADAMVWPMVPQGVSNSYIQYARDHSPAFSEED, encoded by the coding sequence ATGACCACGGAATCGACGCCCGTGCCTTCGCCCGCCCCAGTGCCGTCCGGCGCTCCCGTCGAGATGACGGGTGCCGAGGCGGTCGTCCGCTCGCTCGAGATGCTCGGCATCACCGACGTCTTCGGCCTGCCCGGCGGCGCGATCCTCCCCGTCTACGACCCGCTGCTCGACAGCCGCAAGCTGCGGCACATCCTCGTGCGCCACGAGCAGGGTGCCGGCCACGCGGCCGAGGGCTACGCCTCGTCGTCCGGCAAGCTCGGCGTCGCCATCGCGACGTCGGGTCCGGGCGCGACGAACCTCGTCACGGCCATCGCCGACGCCCACATGGACTCGGTGCCGATCCTCGCGATCACCGGCCAGGTGTTCTCGAACCTCATGGGCACGGATGCCTTCCAGGAGGCCGACATCGTCGGCATCACCATGCCCATCACGAAGCACTCCTTCCTCGTGAAGGACCCTGCCGACATCCCGGGCACGATCGCGGCGGCGTACCACATCGCCACGACGGGGCGTCCGGGCCCCGTGCTCGTCGACATCACCAAGGACGCGCAGCAGGCGAAGTTCACCTTCCGCTGGCCGCCGAAGGTCGACCTGCCGGGCTATCGGCCCATCACGAAGGCGCACGGCAAGCAGGTCGCCGCCGCCGCACAGCTGCTCGCCGAGGCGAAGCGCCCGGTGCTCTACGTGGGCGGGGGCATCATCCGCTCGCACGCCTCCGAGGAGCTGCTCGCGCTCGCGGAGGCGACGAACGCACCGGTCGTGACCACGCTCATGGCTCGCGGCGCGTTCCCCGACTCGCACCAGCAGCACCTTGGCATGCCGGGCATGCATGGCACGGTCCCGGCCGTGATCGCGCTGCAGGAGGCCGACCTCCTGCTGGCGCTCGGCTCCCGGTTCGACGACCGCGTGACCGGCAAGGCCGCGCTGTTCGCGCCGAATGCCAAGGTCGTGCACGTCGACATCGACCCCGCCGAGATCTCGAAGATCCGCACGGCCGACGTGCCGATCGTCGGCGACCTGAAGGACGTGCTCGTCGACCTGCTCGCCGCCTACGGTGACGCCACGACGGGCGGCCGGCCCGACATCGACGAGTGGTGGGCCACGCTCGACGGACTCCGCTCCGAGTTCCCGCTCGGCTTCTCGAAGCCCTCCGACGGGTTGCTCGCACCGCAGCACGTCATCCAGCGCATCGGCGAGCTCACGGGGCCCGAGGGCGTCTACGCCGCGGGCGTGGGCCAGCACCAGATGTGGGCCGCGCAGTTCATCAAGTACGAGCGACCCAACTCTTGGCTGAACTCGGGCGGCGCCGGCACCATGGGCTACGCGGTGCCCGCGGCGATGGGCGCCAAGGTCGCACAGCCCGACCGCGTGGTCTGGGCGATCGACGGCGACGGCTGCTTCCAGATGACCAACCAGGAGCTCGCCACCTGCACCCTGAACGACATCCCGATCAAGGTCGCGATCATCAACAACTCCTCGCTCGGCATGGTGCGCCAGTGGCAGACGCTGTTCTACGACGGCCGCTACTCGAACACCGACCTGAACACCGGGCACGACACCGTGCGGGTGCCCGACTTCGTGGCGCTCGCCGAGGCCTACGGAGCGCTCGGCATCCGGGTCACCAAGGAGGAAGAGGTCGACGCCGCCATCAAGCTGGCGCTCGAGACCAATGACCGCCCGGTGGTGATCGACTTCGTCGTCTCGGCCGACGCGATGGTCTGGCCGATGGTGCCGCAGGGCGTGTCGAACAGTTACATCCAGTACGCCCGCGATCACTCGCCGGCCTTCAGCGAGGAGGACTGA
- a CDS encoding bifunctional alpha,alpha-trehalose-phosphate synthase (UDP-forming)/trehalose-phosphatase has product MHAPESERDELYVDHVYDMIVVSNRLPVDYREGPDGTTQWNSSPGGLVTALEPVMRAADGAWIGWAGVADREFPPFEHDGISIIPVPLSADELEDYYEGFSNDTLWPLYHDVIAPPSFHREWWEAYVRVNRRFAEAAARAASDGAVVWVQDYQLQLVPRMLRESRPDLVIGFFNHIPFPAYGIYSQLPWRRQVIDGLLGADVIGFQRAADAGNFSRAVRRLFGYSTHGTIIDVPDDGGDPRRVVARHFPISIDTAGFEELARRADVQERAQEIRESLGNPETIMLGVDRLDYTKGIRHRIKAFGELLRDGRLKVEDVTLVQVASPSRERVETYRQLRDEIELAVGRLNGDYSTLEHQAIAYLHHGYPREEMVALYLAADVMLVTALRDGMNLVAKEYVACRFDDDGVLLLSEFTGASDELRQAVLVNPHDIEGLKDAIVEATRMPKRERSRRMRALRKRVRDNDVAHWSASFLETLTGAGIIKPGVSDPLQAAINRMAGTERLLVALDFDGTLAPLVDRPEDARATDRARAAIERLGAADDTRVAIVSGRALESLGQVASPPEGTLLSGSHGVELQLDPAGVTIDLRESETAKLERLSSIVEEIASGADGAWIEHKPAGLALHTRRLTGNAGTALQHAARNRVEAELLGITVRTGKSVLEFAVRSSDKGESLTRLRQHVGATAVMYVGDDVTDEDAFATLDAEDVGVKVGQGKSIATYRVRSPEDVADLLERLADARDAAREAPSRWP; this is encoded by the coding sequence ATGCACGCCCCTGAATCGGAGCGCGACGAGCTCTACGTCGACCACGTCTACGACATGATCGTGGTCTCGAACCGGCTTCCCGTCGACTACCGCGAGGGCCCCGACGGAACCACCCAGTGGAACAGCTCGCCGGGCGGCCTGGTGACCGCCCTCGAGCCGGTGATGCGCGCCGCCGACGGCGCCTGGATCGGCTGGGCGGGCGTCGCCGACCGTGAGTTCCCTCCGTTCGAGCACGACGGCATCTCGATCATCCCGGTGCCGCTCTCGGCCGACGAGCTCGAGGACTACTACGAGGGCTTCTCCAACGACACACTGTGGCCGCTGTACCACGACGTCATCGCGCCGCCGTCCTTCCACCGCGAGTGGTGGGAGGCGTACGTGCGCGTCAACCGGCGCTTCGCCGAGGCCGCCGCCCGTGCGGCATCCGACGGCGCCGTCGTCTGGGTGCAGGACTACCAGCTGCAACTGGTGCCGCGGATGCTGCGCGAGAGCCGCCCCGACCTCGTGATCGGGTTCTTCAACCACATCCCGTTCCCCGCCTACGGGATCTACTCGCAGCTGCCGTGGCGGCGGCAGGTGATCGACGGACTGCTCGGGGCCGACGTGATCGGCTTCCAGCGCGCCGCCGACGCCGGCAACTTCTCGCGTGCGGTGCGCCGCCTGTTCGGCTACTCCACGCACGGCACGATCATCGACGTGCCCGACGACGGGGGCGATCCGCGGCGAGTGGTGGCGCGGCACTTCCCCATCTCGATCGACACCGCGGGGTTCGAGGAGCTTGCCCGTCGCGCCGACGTCCAGGAGCGCGCGCAGGAGATCCGCGAGAGCCTCGGCAACCCCGAGACGATCATGCTCGGCGTCGACCGGCTCGACTACACCAAGGGCATCCGGCACCGCATCAAGGCCTTCGGCGAACTGCTGCGCGATGGACGGCTCAAGGTCGAGGACGTCACGCTCGTGCAGGTGGCGAGCCCGTCGCGAGAGCGCGTCGAGACGTACCGACAGCTCCGCGACGAGATCGAGCTCGCGGTGGGCCGGCTCAACGGCGACTACTCCACCCTCGAGCACCAGGCCATCGCCTACCTCCACCACGGCTACCCGCGCGAGGAGATGGTGGCGCTCTACCTGGCGGCCGACGTCATGCTGGTCACCGCGCTGCGCGACGGCATGAACCTCGTGGCCAAGGAGTACGTGGCCTGCCGGTTCGACGACGACGGGGTCCTGCTGCTCAGCGAGTTCACCGGGGCTTCCGATGAGCTCCGGCAGGCGGTGCTGGTGAACCCGCATGACATCGAGGGCCTGAAGGACGCGATCGTCGAGGCGACCCGGATGCCGAAGCGGGAGCGCTCCCGTCGCATGCGGGCACTGCGCAAGCGGGTGCGCGACAACGACGTGGCCCACTGGTCGGCGAGCTTCCTCGAGACGCTGACCGGCGCGGGCATCATCAAGCCCGGGGTGTCCGATCCGCTGCAGGCGGCCATCAACCGGATGGCGGGCACGGAGCGGCTGCTCGTCGCCCTCGACTTCGACGGCACCCTCGCGCCGCTCGTCGACCGGCCCGAGGACGCGCGAGCGACCGACCGGGCGCGGGCGGCGATCGAACGACTCGGCGCCGCCGACGACACCCGGGTGGCCATCGTCTCCGGACGGGCCCTCGAGAGCCTCGGCCAGGTCGCCAGTCCGCCGGAGGGCACGCTCCTCAGCGGATCGCACGGGGTGGAGCTGCAGCTCGACCCCGCCGGCGTCACGATCGACCTTCGCGAGTCCGAGACGGCGAAGCTCGAACGGCTGTCGTCGATCGTCGAGGAGATCGCGTCGGGCGCCGACGGCGCGTGGATCGAGCACAAGCCGGCCGGGCTCGCCCTGCACACGCGCCGACTCACCGGCAACGCCGGCACCGCACTGCAGCACGCGGCGCGGAACCGGGTCGAGGCCGAACTGCTCGGCATCACCGTGCGCACCGGCAAGTCGGTGCTGGAGTTCGCGGTGCGCTCGAGCGACAAGGGGGAGTCCCTGACCCGCCTGCGGCAGCACGTGGGCGCGACGGCGGTGATGTACGTGGGCGACGACGTCACCGACGAGGACGCGTTCGCGACCCTCGACGCCGAGGACGTCGGCGTGAAGGTGGGTCAGGGCAAGTCGATCGCGACGTACCGGGTGCGCAGTCCCGAGGACGTCGCCGACCTCCTCGAGCGCCTCGCCGATGCCCGTGACGCGGCGCGCGAGGCCCCTTCGCGCTGGCCATAG